A genome region from Halarchaeum grantii includes the following:
- a CDS encoding PDGLE domain-containing protein, whose product MTLSRSLSRPWVRRALAVVCLLAVLAPAFAWASGAVGYAEPLDNAADAAGAEDAAVSHHAGVLPDYDVPGLGATAGTLVSAFVGVGLTLALALGVGRLLERDSEP is encoded by the coding sequence GTGACGCTCTCGCGTTCGCTCTCCCGGCCGTGGGTCCGGCGCGCGCTCGCCGTCGTCTGCCTCCTCGCCGTCCTCGCGCCCGCGTTCGCGTGGGCGTCCGGTGCCGTCGGCTACGCCGAACCGCTCGACAACGCCGCCGACGCGGCGGGCGCCGAGGACGCCGCCGTCAGCCACCACGCCGGCGTCCTCCCCGACTACGACGTCCCCGGCCTCGGCGCCACCGCCGGCACGCTCGTCTCCGCGTTCGTCGGCGTCGGCCTCACGCTCGCGCTCGCGCTCGGCGTCGGCCGCCTCCTCGAACGCGACTCGGAGCCGTGA
- a CDS encoding energy-coupling factor ABC transporter permease, whose translation MHVPDGFLDPWVAGLFWLASGVAIGVAVRRARDELGDERTPLLGVVAAGVFAAQMLNWPIPGGTSAHFVGGAFAGVLLGPSLGVLAMTAVVTIQALVFGDGGIVALGINLFAMAVVDVLVGYALFRGLRGFHRTGAAFAAGWGAITCSALVVALGVGASDAFAYRLGVTVPVMVGGHALLGVVEGAITAAVYGAVANARPDLVLGGAPVGEDALAREVEA comes from the coding sequence ATGCACGTCCCCGACGGCTTCCTCGACCCGTGGGTCGCGGGCCTCTTCTGGCTCGCGTCCGGCGTCGCCATCGGCGTCGCCGTCCGGCGCGCCCGCGACGAACTCGGCGACGAGCGCACGCCGCTCCTCGGTGTGGTCGCCGCCGGCGTCTTCGCCGCACAGATGCTCAACTGGCCGATCCCCGGCGGGACGAGCGCGCACTTCGTCGGCGGCGCGTTCGCCGGCGTCCTCCTCGGGCCCTCGCTCGGCGTGCTCGCCATGACCGCCGTCGTCACCATCCAAGCGCTCGTCTTCGGCGACGGCGGCATCGTCGCGCTCGGCATCAACCTCTTCGCGATGGCCGTCGTGGACGTCCTCGTCGGCTACGCGCTCTTTCGTGGACTCCGTGGGTTCCACCGCACCGGCGCGGCGTTCGCCGCCGGCTGGGGCGCCATCACCTGCTCCGCACTCGTCGTCGCCCTCGGCGTCGGCGCCTCCGACGCGTTCGCCTACCGGCTCGGCGTCACCGTCCCCGTGATGGTCGGCGGACACGCCCTCCTCGGCGTCGTCGAGGGCGCCATCACCGCCGCCGTCTACGGCGCCGTCGCGAACGCCCGCCCCGACCTCGTCCTCGGGGGCGCGCCCGTCGGCGAGGACGCGCTCGCCCGGGAGGTGGAAGCGTGA
- the nikR gene encoding nickel-responsive transcriptional regulator NikR produces the protein MSEDLDRMSVTLPPDLLGDLDGVVDAGDYDSRSEATRDALRAFVTEFNRQTDLAGALSGTVVVLYDHDDADVAAEMTSLQHEFADTIIAVHHVHLRSHLCLESIAVDGDGADIEALLARLRPLKGVQQVKLTVVEVDSETDHHS, from the coding sequence ATGAGCGAAGACCTCGACCGGATGAGCGTCACCCTCCCGCCGGACCTCCTCGGTGACCTCGACGGCGTCGTCGACGCCGGGGACTACGACAGCCGCTCGGAGGCGACGCGGGACGCCCTCCGCGCGTTCGTCACCGAGTTCAACCGCCAGACCGACCTCGCGGGCGCGCTCAGCGGCACCGTCGTCGTCCTCTACGACCACGACGATGCGGACGTCGCGGCGGAGATGACGAGCCTCCAGCACGAGTTCGCGGACACCATCATCGCCGTCCACCACGTCCACCTCCGCTCGCACCTCTGTCTCGAGTCCATCGCCGTGGACGGCGACGGCGCGGACATCGAGGCGCTGCTCGCCCGCCTCCGCCCGCTGAAGGGCGTCCAACAGGTGAAGCTCACCGTCGTCGAGGTCGACTCGGAGACCGATCACCACTCGTAG
- a CDS encoding PQQ-binding-like beta-propeller repeat protein, translating to MTTRSLALAAAVVALVLLAGCTGVPLLDDGDDFDAVWHSDTPANPGGTHHPAIATRIDGEAYIATGFGDVGANRSCSFVVLNGTGGVRWDESLPADACGTQPVGDPAFGDVTGDGAPEVVWATHEQRLYASNPRTGAEVLNVSFPSGVPFAQLVVVEDPTLVVVPLMAGQVRAYHPNGTLAWNRTFPDYVRGQGPALVTRESGARELVLGTAGGLVALDPTTGETDWRTGTPTRFLRTGRLGDTEVVVASGANAAGTAGEGDTHVEAVAANGTRLWERHYPGTPAVGAVGAPAPDARTLAYATNDDGRLYAYDLVSGREVWNRTLDEERRYVPPPTLADLDGDGDEEVVAAAAYGPVSAFNASTGAPVGTWSWDGDAAIWAGLRSADVDGDGDEEALAVTTDAQVVALGD from the coding sequence ATGACCACACGGTCGCTCGCGCTCGCCGCCGCCGTCGTCGCGCTCGTCCTCCTCGCCGGCTGTACCGGCGTCCCCCTCCTCGACGACGGCGACGACTTCGACGCCGTCTGGCACAGCGACACGCCCGCCAACCCCGGCGGCACGCACCACCCCGCGATCGCGACGCGCATCGACGGTGAGGCGTACATCGCCACCGGCTTCGGCGACGTGGGCGCGAACCGCTCCTGTTCGTTCGTCGTGCTGAACGGCACGGGCGGCGTCCGCTGGGACGAGTCCCTGCCCGCGGACGCCTGCGGCACTCAGCCCGTCGGCGACCCCGCGTTCGGCGACGTCACGGGCGACGGCGCGCCCGAGGTCGTGTGGGCGACGCACGAGCAGCGCCTCTACGCGTCGAACCCGCGCACGGGCGCCGAGGTGCTGAACGTCTCCTTCCCGAGCGGCGTGCCGTTCGCCCAGCTCGTCGTCGTCGAGGACCCGACGCTCGTCGTCGTCCCGCTGATGGCCGGGCAGGTGCGGGCCTACCACCCGAACGGGACGCTCGCGTGGAACCGGACCTTCCCGGACTACGTTCGCGGGCAGGGCCCCGCGCTCGTCACCCGCGAGAGCGGCGCGCGCGAACTCGTCCTCGGGACGGCGGGTGGGCTCGTCGCGCTCGACCCGACGACCGGCGAGACGGACTGGCGGACCGGGACGCCCACGCGCTTCCTCCGAACCGGCCGCCTCGGCGACACCGAGGTCGTCGTCGCGTCCGGCGCGAACGCCGCCGGAACCGCCGGCGAGGGCGACACGCACGTCGAGGCGGTCGCGGCGAACGGGACGCGGCTCTGGGAGCGCCACTACCCGGGGACGCCCGCCGTCGGCGCGGTCGGCGCGCCCGCACCCGACGCGCGAACGCTCGCGTACGCGACGAACGACGACGGCCGCCTCTACGCCTACGACCTCGTGAGCGGTCGCGAAGTGTGGAACCGGACGCTCGACGAGGAGCGGCGCTACGTGCCGCCGCCGACGCTCGCGGACCTCGACGGCGACGGCGACGAGGAAGTCGTCGCGGCGGCCGCGTACGGCCCCGTCAGCGCGTTCAACGCCTCCACCGGCGCGCCCGTCGGGACGTGGTCGTGGGACGGCGACGCCGCTATCTGGGCGGGCCTGCGGAGCGCCGACGTGGACGGCGACGGCGACGAGGAAGCGCTGGCGGTGACGACTGACGCGCAGGTCGTCGCGCTCGGAGACTGA
- a CDS encoding universal stress protein has protein sequence MTYENVLVTTDGSGGVQDSVTQALDIAERANATVHALYVVDDSVRRRVAAAAWPSDDIRVEAENAVASIGGAASRAGLDAETEIREGTPADEILAYVDEHDVDLVVMGTHGRTGPERAVLGSTTERVLRRADVPVLVVRATEHPV, from the coding sequence GTGACGTACGAGAACGTCCTCGTGACGACGGACGGGAGCGGCGGCGTACAGGACTCGGTGACGCAGGCGCTCGACATCGCCGAGCGCGCGAACGCGACCGTCCACGCCCTCTACGTCGTCGACGACAGCGTGCGCCGGCGGGTCGCGGCGGCCGCGTGGCCGAGCGACGACATTCGCGTCGAGGCCGAGAACGCCGTCGCGTCTATCGGCGGGGCGGCGAGTCGGGCCGGCCTCGACGCCGAGACCGAGATCCGCGAGGGCACCCCCGCCGACGAGATCCTCGCGTACGTCGACGAGCACGACGTCGACCTCGTCGTCATGGGGACGCACGGGCGGACGGGCCCCGAGCGGGCCGTCCTCGGGAGCACGACGGAGCGCGTCCTCCGGCGCGCGGACGTCCCGGTGCTCGTCGTTCGCGCGACCGAGCATCCGGTCTGA
- a CDS encoding AsnC family transcriptional regulator, which produces MRDLDETDLEILRLLLADARRPYSEIGDVVGLSGPAVSERVSRLREVGVIEQFTVNVDRSKLTERVRLLVDVAVEPGHASAVYDALLDADGTQHAYRSADAHVVAHVGRPDADVESWLADAVDTSVVDDYTVRVLAESEWTNSVADADFAISCAECGNTVTSEGTAARLGGELYQFCCPTCESRFREAYEDLAEDA; this is translated from the coding sequence ATGCGCGACCTCGACGAGACCGACCTCGAGATACTCCGCCTCCTCCTCGCGGACGCCAGACGGCCCTACAGCGAGATCGGCGACGTCGTCGGCCTCTCCGGGCCCGCCGTCTCCGAGCGCGTCTCGCGCCTCCGCGAGGTCGGCGTCATCGAGCAGTTCACCGTGAACGTCGACCGCTCGAAGCTCACCGAGCGCGTCCGACTCCTCGTCGACGTGGCCGTCGAACCCGGGCACGCGAGCGCCGTCTACGACGCCCTCCTCGACGCCGACGGCACCCAGCACGCCTATCGGAGCGCCGACGCGCACGTCGTCGCGCACGTCGGCCGCCCGGACGCGGACGTCGAGTCGTGGCTCGCGGACGCCGTCGACACGAGCGTCGTCGACGACTACACCGTCCGCGTCCTCGCGGAGAGCGAGTGGACGAACAGCGTCGCCGACGCCGACTTCGCCATCTCCTGTGCGGAGTGCGGGAACACCGTCACCAGCGAGGGGACGGCCGCCCGCCTCGGCGGCGAGCTCTACCAGTTCTGCTGTCCGACCTGCGAGTCGCGCTTCCGCGAGGCGTACGAGGACCTCGCCGAGGACGCCTGA
- a CDS encoding DUF1616 domain-containing protein → MFGVDGRPREAADLLGVACGVLLASAVAVLPVVRETPLRAVVALPVLLVVPGYALVAACYPRASALAGDGEREGPDDPRLSALGRLALAIGGSVTVVGAVGLGAAALGAFGARTVLPGVSALTLALCGVAWYRRRRTHAALRYRPALGDARARLAAWSHGSRLDAALTVVAVVAVLGAAGGVYAHDAGGAGGAADSTHAALLHAENGTTVAADYPRTLTVDAPATYTVAVGASGATNATVVTVIERYDANATASDESLPDPVSRTELDRVDVAVPTGGEALASVTVRPDAPAERARLVFLVYHGAVPSDPTAANADDELHAWVRVGGGSGA, encoded by the coding sequence ATGTTCGGAGTCGACGGCAGACCGCGTGAGGCCGCCGACCTCCTCGGGGTCGCGTGCGGCGTGCTCCTCGCGTCCGCCGTCGCCGTCCTCCCCGTCGTCCGCGAGACGCCGCTGCGAGCGGTCGTCGCCCTCCCCGTCCTCCTCGTCGTCCCCGGCTACGCCCTCGTCGCGGCCTGCTACCCGCGCGCGTCGGCGCTGGCCGGCGACGGCGAACGCGAGGGACCCGACGATCCGCGCCTCTCCGCGCTCGGCCGCCTCGCGCTCGCCATCGGCGGGAGCGTCACCGTCGTCGGCGCCGTCGGCCTCGGTGCCGCCGCGCTCGGCGCGTTCGGCGCACGTACCGTCCTCCCGGGCGTGAGCGCGCTGACGCTCGCGCTCTGCGGCGTCGCGTGGTACCGCCGCCGGCGCACACACGCGGCGCTCCGCTATCGGCCCGCGCTCGGCGACGCCCGCGCGCGCCTCGCCGCGTGGTCGCACGGCAGCCGCCTCGACGCCGCGCTGACCGTCGTCGCCGTCGTCGCCGTCCTCGGTGCGGCGGGCGGCGTCTACGCGCACGACGCCGGCGGTGCCGGCGGAGCGGCCGACTCGACGCACGCCGCACTCCTGCACGCGGAGAACGGGACGACCGTCGCGGCCGACTACCCGCGCACCCTCACCGTCGACGCGCCCGCGACCTACACCGTCGCCGTCGGCGCGAGCGGGGCGACGAACGCGACGGTCGTCACCGTCATCGAACGATACGACGCGAACGCGACGGCGTCGGACGAGTCGCTGCCCGACCCGGTGTCGCGGACGGAACTCGATCGGGTAGATGTCGCCGTCCCCACCGGCGGGGAGGCGCTGGCGTCCGTGACGGTGCGCCCGGACGCGCCCGCCGAGCGCGCGCGCCTCGTCTTCCTCGTCTACCACGGCGCCGTGCCGAGCGACCCGACGGCCGCGAACGCGGACGACGAACTCCACGCATGGGTGCGAGTCGGCGGGGGGAGCGGGGCGTGA
- a CDS encoding glycosyltransferase family 2 protein, which translates to MTAASDDAVVVEKSVVSGGFVRPAIKIELRSSADTPVVVRFADRIPGGRYVATTEGDAPEPAWGRLAGGRLESTVSLGPGESLAVHYLLDADAAGPVSADELPAPELLHVGALERDAGWRVDPAIRWRSPDGGWVPLTLVDPSTQAGVTDPDAVPGPVVGSWAAHERAAGPSVFHRPTAGSPAVGVVATDAYADAVYRTVVRARAHGFETYVTYVGDPDAEVVRFAEQLGAAVVRPPDAAVGESDAERERARRRALSAAARANGHPGIVFQPRSCPRIDYGRTLDAFANDGWEVDAVPESDPQRVDHPNVLVGIPAYRAEATIGDVVREARRYADMVLVVEDGGGDRTAEVARDAGAVVVEHARNKGYGGALKTIFREAAARGADYTVTLDADGQHDPSDVPRLVAAQRTERADVVIGNRYMAGSETHLPAVRAVGLGVVNLLTNLSMGRFLPQDWIHDTQSGYRAYTLEAVHVLEGARDVGNGMWASTDILYALDREDFAFAEVPTTIRYDLEGTSTEGALEHGLGLVRNIVGVVEHTHPMVLVGLPGAMSVLLGSLLGVGALQRFLATGLVSVGFTIATAGFTVAGVLLLFTAVLIRTINTHPYFRPPE; encoded by the coding sequence GTGACAGCCGCGAGCGACGACGCGGTCGTCGTCGAGAAGAGCGTCGTCAGCGGCGGCTTCGTCCGTCCGGCCATCAAAATCGAACTCCGGTCGAGCGCGGACACGCCCGTCGTCGTCCGGTTCGCCGACCGCATCCCCGGCGGGCGCTACGTCGCGACGACCGAAGGCGACGCCCCGGAGCCCGCGTGGGGGCGGCTCGCCGGCGGCCGACTGGAGTCCACGGTCTCGCTCGGCCCCGGCGAGTCGCTCGCCGTCCACTACCTCCTCGACGCGGACGCGGCCGGCCCCGTCTCCGCCGACGAGCTCCCCGCGCCCGAACTCCTCCACGTCGGCGCGCTCGAGCGCGACGCCGGGTGGCGCGTCGACCCCGCCATCCGGTGGCGCTCCCCGGACGGCGGCTGGGTGCCGCTGACGCTCGTCGACCCGTCGACGCAGGCGGGCGTGACTGACCCGGACGCCGTCCCCGGCCCCGTCGTCGGGAGCTGGGCCGCCCACGAGCGCGCGGCCGGCCCGAGCGTCTTCCACCGCCCGACGGCCGGCTCGCCCGCCGTCGGCGTCGTCGCCACCGACGCGTACGCGGACGCCGTCTACCGGACCGTCGTCCGCGCTCGCGCGCACGGCTTCGAGACGTACGTCACCTACGTCGGCGACCCGGACGCCGAGGTCGTGCGCTTCGCCGAGCAGCTCGGTGCCGCCGTCGTCCGCCCGCCCGACGCCGCCGTCGGCGAGAGCGACGCGGAGCGCGAGCGGGCACGCCGGCGCGCGCTCTCCGCTGCGGCGCGCGCGAACGGCCACCCCGGCATCGTCTTCCAGCCCCGCTCGTGCCCGCGAATCGACTACGGCCGGACGCTCGACGCGTTCGCGAACGACGGCTGGGAGGTCGATGCCGTCCCCGAGAGCGACCCTCAGCGCGTCGACCACCCGAACGTCCTCGTCGGCATCCCCGCCTACCGCGCCGAGGCCACCATCGGCGACGTCGTCCGCGAGGCCCGCCGGTACGCGGACATGGTGCTCGTCGTCGAGGACGGCGGCGGCGACCGGACCGCGGAAGTCGCGCGCGACGCGGGCGCCGTCGTCGTCGAGCACGCCCGCAACAAGGGGTACGGCGGCGCGCTGAAGACGATCTTCCGCGAGGCCGCCGCGCGCGGCGCGGACTACACGGTGACGCTGGACGCGGACGGCCAACACGACCCCTCGGACGTCCCGAGACTCGTCGCCGCCCAGCGCACCGAGCGGGCGGACGTCGTCATCGGCAACCGCTACATGGCGGGCAGCGAGACCCACCTCCCCGCCGTCCGCGCCGTCGGTCTCGGCGTCGTCAACCTCCTCACGAACCTCAGCATGGGTCGCTTCCTCCCGCAGGACTGGATACACGACACGCAGAGCGGCTATCGCGCCTACACGCTCGAAGCCGTCCACGTCCTCGAGGGGGCGCGCGACGTCGGGAACGGCATGTGGGCGAGCACGGACATCCTCTACGCGCTCGACCGGGAGGACTTCGCGTTCGCGGAGGTCCCGACGACCATCCGCTACGACCTCGAGGGGACGAGCACGGAGGGCGCGCTCGAACACGGCCTCGGCCTCGTGCGGAACATCGTCGGCGTCGTCGAGCACACGCACCCGATGGTGCTCGTCGGCCTTCCGGGCGCGATGAGCGTCCTCCTCGGCTCGCTCCTCGGCGTCGGCGCCCTCCAGCGCTTCCTCGCGACGGGGCTGGTCTCCGTCGGCTTCACCATCGCGACCGCCGGCTTCACCGTCGCCGGCGTCCTCCTGCTGTTCACCGCCGTGCTCATCCGCACCATCAACACCCACCCGTACTTCCGGCCGCCGGAATGA
- a CDS encoding oligosaccharide flippase family protein has protein sequence MTGRDDGDGDPRDEAEGAGAEARVRLPDESPFAAVAPTRPRQVDLARAGLLLTVVEALNVLVGFASTVYFAWALGASALGVFFLFDAVLNTVTTVTDFGLRDAVEKRISEGEAGDATLTAAVCLKLALLAPFVLLAYPLHPYVDAYVGAPLTLPLVAGVLVYEFGVLTLHVLRAELRVEETALLSFARLAVYVLVAVALVQFDYGVRALVYAFVASYAVLLAVGALRVSTGVARPGRAQFRSLVRYAKYNGVSALGGYVYNSMDLLVVGYFLTPAFVAAYELAWRVTAMLLLVANVVSNTVFAQLSAWHARDELDRVRATLADAVTASLVLVIPAFVGIALLSRELLGVLFGPAFTVAAAAFVVLAGEKLVTAVNVVLDAGVRAFDRPQAGAYATVGSATLNVALNVVLVPRYGLLGAASATAAAVCLHGVVLAVALSRLTPLAVDARDIGWCVGAALGMGGVIALARAFVDAGTLGGLAALVALGGVVYLALVLASARLRAKARGVVASLA, from the coding sequence ATGACCGGGCGAGACGACGGCGACGGCGATCCGCGGGACGAGGCGGAGGGAGCGGGCGCGGAGGCGCGCGTCAGGCTCCCCGACGAGTCGCCGTTCGCCGCCGTCGCGCCCACGCGGCCCCGGCAGGTCGACCTCGCGCGCGCCGGCCTCCTCCTCACCGTCGTCGAGGCGCTGAACGTCCTCGTCGGCTTCGCGAGCACCGTCTACTTCGCGTGGGCGCTCGGCGCGAGCGCGCTCGGCGTCTTCTTCCTCTTCGACGCCGTCCTCAACACCGTCACGACCGTCACCGACTTCGGCCTCCGGGACGCCGTCGAGAAACGCATCAGCGAGGGCGAAGCCGGTGACGCGACGCTCACCGCCGCCGTCTGCCTCAAGCTCGCGCTCCTCGCGCCGTTCGTCCTCCTCGCCTACCCGCTCCACCCGTACGTGGACGCCTACGTCGGTGCGCCGCTCACCCTCCCGCTCGTCGCGGGCGTCCTCGTCTACGAGTTCGGCGTCCTCACCCTCCACGTCCTCCGCGCCGAGTTGCGCGTCGAGGAGACCGCACTCCTCTCGTTCGCGCGCCTCGCCGTCTACGTCCTCGTCGCGGTCGCGCTCGTGCAGTTCGACTACGGCGTCCGCGCGCTCGTCTACGCGTTCGTCGCGAGCTACGCCGTCCTCCTCGCCGTCGGCGCGCTCCGCGTCTCCACGGGCGTCGCGCGACCCGGCCGCGCGCAGTTCCGCTCGCTCGTCCGCTACGCGAAGTACAACGGCGTCAGCGCCCTCGGTGGCTACGTCTACAACAGCATGGACCTCCTCGTCGTCGGCTACTTCCTCACGCCCGCGTTCGTCGCCGCCTACGAGCTCGCGTGGCGCGTCACCGCGATGCTCCTCCTCGTCGCGAACGTCGTCTCGAACACCGTCTTCGCGCAGCTGAGCGCGTGGCACGCCCGCGACGAACTCGACCGGGTCCGCGCGACGCTCGCCGACGCCGTCACCGCCTCGCTCGTCCTCGTCATCCCCGCGTTCGTCGGCATCGCGCTCCTGAGCCGGGAGCTCCTCGGCGTGCTCTTCGGCCCCGCGTTCACCGTCGCCGCCGCCGCGTTCGTCGTGCTCGCCGGCGAGAAACTCGTCACCGCCGTGAACGTCGTCCTCGACGCGGGCGTTCGGGCGTTCGACCGCCCGCAGGCCGGCGCGTACGCCACCGTCGGCTCCGCGACGCTGAACGTCGCGCTCAACGTCGTTCTCGTCCCGCGCTACGGCCTCCTCGGCGCCGCGAGCGCCACCGCCGCCGCCGTCTGCCTCCACGGCGTCGTCCTCGCCGTCGCGCTCTCCCGGCTCACCCCGCTCGCCGTCGACGCCCGCGACATCGGCTGGTGCGTCGGCGCCGCGCTCGGCATGGGCGGCGTCATCGCCCTCGCTCGCGCGTTCGTCGACGCCGGCACGCTCGGCGGCCTCGCCGCGCTCGTCGCGCTCGGCGGCGTCGTCTACCTCGCGCTCGTCCTCGCCTCGGCCCGTCTGCGCGCGAAGGCCCGGGGCGTCGTCGCCAGCCTCGCGTGA
- a CDS encoding Gfo/Idh/MocA family protein, with translation MSETVRVGIVGCGGMGRTHAHNAREHGHHVVAGADVVEDVRNAFTDQFDAAGYANHERMYDAEDPDAVIITTPNKFHEPAAVDALERDIAVLCEKPLAHNLDSAARIVEAAEASDAFFMVGFHNRFTTPADVFTTRRDAGEFGDVDHVEANYLRRRGIPGLGSWFTNRELSGGGALIDLGVHAIDLALYLADYPEVVEVSGVTRAEFGTRDEYADPDGWAGNWDTSEGGFDVDDSVSAFIRCADDTTISLEVSWAANREPTHEFHVWGTDAGAQFELGEEDLTLLSCTTEGTDQYVDTTLDGEIEPSGHAAEDELFLDAVAAGEDPEINTPEQGLQVQRVIDAIYRSSEEGGAVRLD, from the coding sequence ATGAGTGAGACAGTGCGAGTCGGAATCGTCGGCTGCGGCGGCATGGGACGGACGCACGCACACAACGCCCGCGAGCACGGCCATCACGTCGTCGCCGGCGCGGACGTCGTCGAGGACGTGCGCAACGCGTTCACCGACCAGTTCGACGCGGCGGGTTACGCGAACCACGAGCGGATGTACGACGCCGAGGACCCCGACGCCGTCATCATCACGACGCCGAACAAGTTCCACGAACCGGCCGCCGTCGACGCCCTCGAGCGCGACATCGCGGTGCTCTGCGAGAAGCCGCTCGCGCACAACCTCGACTCCGCAGCACGCATCGTCGAGGCCGCCGAGGCGAGCGACGCGTTCTTCATGGTCGGCTTCCACAACCGCTTCACGACCCCGGCGGACGTCTTCACGACGCGCCGCGACGCCGGCGAGTTCGGCGACGTCGACCACGTCGAGGCGAACTACCTCCGCCGGCGCGGCATCCCCGGCCTCGGCTCGTGGTTCACGAACCGCGAGCTCTCCGGCGGCGGCGCGCTCATCGATCTCGGCGTCCACGCCATCGACCTCGCGCTCTACCTCGCGGACTACCCCGAGGTCGTCGAGGTGTCGGGCGTGACGCGCGCCGAGTTCGGCACGCGCGACGAGTACGCCGACCCGGACGGCTGGGCGGGCAACTGGGACACGAGCGAGGGCGGCTTCGACGTCGACGACTCCGTCAGCGCCTTCATCCGCTGCGCGGACGACACCACCATCTCGCTCGAGGTCTCGTGGGCGGCGAACCGCGAGCCCACCCACGAGTTCCACGTCTGGGGCACCGACGCCGGCGCGCAGTTCGAGCTCGGCGAGGAGGACCTCACGCTCCTCTCCTGCACCACCGAGGGCACCGACCAGTACGTCGACACCACGCTCGACGGCGAGATCGAGCCGAGCGGGCACGCCGCCGAGGACGAGCTCTTCCTCGACGCCGTCGCCGCCGGCGAGGACCCCGAAATCAACACGCCCGAGCAGGGCCTGCAGGTCCAGCGCGTCATCGACGCCATCTACCGCTCCAGCGAGGAGGGCGGCGCCGTCCGCCTCGACTGA
- a CDS encoding ferredoxin--NADP reductase, whose translation MTEVTVEAVESVGEQTVALALSTPDAFDAAPGQFVLVRKDADGDAGYYTISSPDVEGTFEITVGYPEGESAEESLGTWLADRAVGDTVDVEGPLGHVQYRGEGDVVVYAAGPGIGPAVGIAERAIDAGNAATVVYRGENPPHEARLAALREAGATVAVVDALDGEHLTGETANVYVFGFDEFVEEAKAVLEADGRDPSEAAIESFGPA comes from the coding sequence ATGACCGAAGTCACCGTCGAGGCCGTCGAGTCCGTGGGCGAGCAGACCGTCGCCCTCGCGCTCTCGACGCCCGACGCGTTCGACGCCGCGCCCGGCCAGTTCGTCCTCGTCCGCAAGGACGCCGACGGGGACGCCGGCTACTACACTATCTCCTCGCCCGACGTCGAGGGCACCTTCGAGATAACCGTGGGCTACCCCGAGGGCGAGTCCGCCGAGGAGTCGCTGGGGACGTGGCTCGCCGACCGCGCGGTCGGCGACACCGTCGACGTCGAGGGCCCGCTCGGGCACGTCCAGTACCGCGGCGAGGGCGATGTCGTCGTCTACGCCGCCGGACCGGGTATCGGGCCCGCCGTCGGCATCGCCGAGCGCGCCATCGACGCGGGCAACGCCGCCACTGTCGTCTATCGCGGCGAGAACCCGCCCCACGAAGCGCGCCTCGCCGCGCTCCGTGAGGCCGGCGCGACCGTCGCCGTCGTCGATGCACTCGACGGCGAGCACCTCACGGGGGAGACGGCGAACGTCTACGTCTTCGGCTTCGACGAGTTCGTCGAGGAGGCGAAGGCCGTCCTTGAGGCGGACGGCCGCGACCCGAGCGAGGCCGCCATCGAGAGCTTCGGACCGGCCTGA